In the genome of Palaemon carinicauda isolate YSFRI2023 chromosome 13, ASM3689809v2, whole genome shotgun sequence, one region contains:
- the LOC137651476 gene encoding golgin subfamily A member 6-like protein 22, which translates to MSRNAWKEAQETQRKDKDRCERLFKDNIGVTGVEVIETIRLAGNTEEDRSKDKNIKQECERIIRNLNEEEALMILGDFNGHVGFLGYQNLDRNEEMILDWMNDHGKLWKKINRIRNRQKAHGKVIQLYEEQGSKLNKEKTKEELVKYWKTIYYKHENKIDSVWNEEKRIEYENEIAHQEDITRIDGYNIPDILREHYELVMLLSFMDSYQPGVGSTIGRQTSDQLSHRRPAVSSADELSHRRSPIRSARHQVDIDESHQRVLAKQISTSVREKEHRRRQMDAMRRHEDSLQATFDAVKWQRQQHMDARRPQDDHQQSSFDGRDRPRQQQADTTRPRVDSRQLTSDSKRRSVQQQADSKRSRDDTRQLTIDGERRPIHVSHQSTSTSPLHLDEVIDSDRRSHSDVNPSVQAAAVAALPEDELEEKSDVDEPLEEVSENEEEKHYQHAVDLRKFMLILTEVFPDHFTPVAPRSPP; encoded by the exons ATGTCGAGGAATGCATGGAAGGAAGCACAGGAAACACAAAGAAAGGATAAGGATAGGTGTGAGCGACTGTTCAAAGATAATATAGGGGTAACTGGAGTTGAAGTAATAGAAACAATCAGGTTAG caggaAATACTGAAGAAGACAGAAGTAAGGATAAGAAtataaaacaggaatgtgaaagaattattagaaatctaaacgaagaagaggcattgatgatattaggggatttTAACGGGCATGTAGGgtttttaggttaccagaatttagacaggaacgaggaaatgattctcgattggatgaatgatcatgg aaaactctggaaaaagattaatagaataaggaacagacagaaagcccatggcaaagttatacaactttatgaaGAACAAGGAAGTAAgctaaataaggaaaaaacaaaagaggaattagtcaaatactggaaaactatatattataagcatgaaaataaaatagactcagtttggaatgaagaaaaacggatagaatatgaaaatgaaatagcgcatcagGAAGACATCACAAGAATAGATggatataatatcccggacatacttagggaacactatgaacttgtaatg CTCTTGTCAttcatggattcttatcaaccaggtgttggcagtacgattgggcgtcagacgtcagaccagttgtcgcacaggcggccggCGGTCTCTAGTGCGGAcgagttatcgcacaggcggtctcccattcgcagTGCTCGACACCAGGTTGATATAGATGAGTCACATCAGAGAGTTCTTGCTAAACAAATTTCGACTTCCGTACGTGAGAAAGAACACCGGCGTCGGCAAATGGACGCAATGCGTCGCCACGAAGATTCTCTGCAGGCAACTTTTGACGCAGTGAAGTGGCAGCGTCAACAACATATGGACGCTAGGCGTCCACAAGACGACCATCAACAGTCTTCCTTTGACGGCAGAGATCGTCCACGTCAACAGCAAGCGGACACTACGCGTCCACGCGTCGACTCTCGGCAGTTGACGTCTGATTCTAAACGTCGGTCAGTGCAACAGCAAGCAGATTCTAAGCGTTCTCGGGACGACACGCGACAGTTAACTATTGACGGCGAGCGTCGACCCATCCACGTCTCTCATCAGTCAACTTCGACCTCCCCTCTTCACTTGGATGAAGTTATTGACTCTGACAGGCGATCTCATTCAGACGTTAatccttcagttcaggctgcagcagttgctgcactgccagaagacgaactcgAAGAgaagtctgatgtggacgagcctttagaggaggtttctgagaatgaggaagagaaacattatcaacatgctgttgaccttagaaaatttatgttgattcttacagaagtttttcctgatcattttactcctgtggcccctcgttctcccccATAG